The Papaver somniferum cultivar HN1 chromosome 3, ASM357369v1, whole genome shotgun sequence genome includes a region encoding these proteins:
- the LOC113357095 gene encoding E3 ubiquitin-protein ligase RNF185-like: MASGFGDSKPQSPSCSGNGSNDAGSFECNICFELAQDPIVTLCGHLFCWPCLYKWLHIHSHSQECPVCKALIQEEKLVPLYGRGKTPTDPRSKSIPGVNIPNRPSGQRPETAPPPDPNHFHQHGFGGFAGGFAGGFAPMATARFGNFTLSAAFGGLIPSLFNLQVHGFPDTTMYGSTAGFPYGYTNSFHGGHAHGFPQPTQGQQADSYLKMLLLMVGVFVILALVYS, from the coding sequence ATGGCCAGTGGGTTTGGGGACTCAAAGCCCCAAAGCCCTTCTTGCTCAGGAAATGGTAGCAATGATGCTGGTAGCTTTGAATGTAACATCTGTTTTGAACTAGCTCAAGACCCGATTGTGACTCTTTGTGGCCACCTCTTCTGTTGGCCATGTCTTTACAAATGGCTTCATATTCACTCTCATTCGCAAGAGTGTCCTGTTTGTAAGGCTCTTATACAAGAGGAGAAACTCGTTCCTTTATATGGTAGGGGGAAAACACCGACAGACCCAAGATCCAAGTCTATTCCTGGCGTTAATATTCCTAATCGTCCATCGGGTCAGAGACCCGAGACAGCCCCACCTCCAGATCCAAACCATTTTCATCAGCATGGGTTTGGTGGCTTCGCTGGTGGCTTCGCTGGTGGCTTTGCGCCAATGGCAACAGCTAGGTTTGGGAATTTTACGCTTTCTGCAGCTTTTGGTGGTTTAATTCCTTCATTATTTAATCTTCAAGTGCATGGATTTCCTGATACTACTATGTACGGGTCAACTGCTGGTTTTCCATATGGATATACTAATTCGTTTCATGGGGGGCATGCACATGGTTTCCCGCAGCCTACTCAAGGACAACAAGCAGATTCGTATCTGAAAATGCTTCTTTTGATGGTTGGTGTCTTTGTGATACTTGCTCTGGTTTATTCCTAA
- the LOC113357096 gene encoding uncharacterized protein LOC113357096 isoform X1: MEAATVVLSNGGCPCLAYRRCHHVVRLLYYLLKAFSSFGTGFDEPDDRFSMHPYICFQHPLYLFVNSVQLLWNLLNADVVVFIKPTPTSSFFIIPGVHIEDFPLGSAAKQVGNDAIEADSSVGPIMVVVSTFVNNYQGKYPPEVIPKCTPIYKYQLL, encoded by the exons ATGGAAGCTGCTACTGTTGTTCTTTCTAATGGGGGA TGCCCGTGTCTTGCATACCGTCGATGTCATCATGTGGTGAGACTACTCTATTACCTACTGAAAGCTTTTTCTTCGTT TGGGACGGGTTTCGATGAACCTGACGACAGATTCTCAATGCACCCTTACATTTGCTTTCAG CATCcgctttacctttttgttaacAGTGTTCAGCTTTTATGGAACCTTTTGAATGCAGATGTGGTGGTTTTTATAAAACCAACACCAACATCCAGCTTCTTCATAATCCCG GGGGTCCACATTGAAGATTTCCCTCTGGGTTCTGCTGCTAAACAGGTTGGTAATGATGCAATCGAGGCCGACTCCAGTGTAGGCCCCATAATGGTAGTTGTATCCACTTTTGTGAATAACTATCAAG GGAAATATCCTCCGGAAGTGATACCAAAGTGTACCCCTATATACAAATACCAGCTGTTGTAA
- the LOC113357096 gene encoding uncharacterized protein LOC113357096 isoform X2 has product MEAATVVLSDGDARVLHTVDVIMCGTGFDEPDDRFSMHPYICFQHPLYLFVNSVQLLWNLLNADVVVFIKPTPTSSFFIIPGVHIEDFPLGSAAKQVGNDAIEADSSVGPIMVVVSTFVNNYQGKYPPEVIPKCTPIYKYQLL; this is encoded by the exons ATGGAAGCTGCTACTGTTGTTCTTTCTGATGGGGA TGCCCGTGTCTTGCATACCGTCGATGTCATCATGTG TGGGACGGGTTTCGATGAACCTGACGACAGATTCTCAATGCACCCTTACATTTGCTTTCAG CATCcgctttacctttttgttaacAGTGTTCAGCTTTTATGGAACCTTTTGAATGCAGATGTGGTGGTTTTTATAAAACCAACACCAACATCCAGCTTCTTCATAATCCCG GGGGTCCACATTGAAGATTTCCCTCTGGGTTCTGCTGCTAAACAGGTTGGTAATGATGCAATCGAGGCCGACTCCAGTGTAGGCCCCATAATGGTAGTTGTATCCACTTTTGTGAATAACTATCAAG GGAAATATCCTCCGGAAGTGATACCAAAGTGTACCCCTATATACAAATACCAGCTGTTGTAA